A genomic window from Lycium barbarum isolate Lr01 chromosome 4, ASM1917538v2, whole genome shotgun sequence includes:
- the LOC132636640 gene encoding cytochrome b561 and DOMON domain-containing protein At3g25290-like, whose product MIEMSPPSCSFIFGVVLLFLSVFSFTNIHAHHCTEGFLSEANQRNLTITFCKRYKESNAVEIAMDLREKSRRLDVMVGAKLEKKTGWLAWGLNPGSEARMVGTQALIGIKNMNGELLWDKYNITRFTKIGCQLLPSAIDLIISNSSFNFSYIEHLQYYVIQASIVLPLKYDVSRLNHVWQVGIDVAEGKEPKMHPKELRNYDSTETINLRTGKGRGNRVHASSRIRKVHGILNIIGWGTLLPIGVIIARNFKEFPLHCPSWEKYHIICQSVGYIVGSTGWAVGIWLGRTSKYYSFSTHGTFGIFIFTFATLQMLVFISFKPGVRAEFRTYRNMFHHVVGYSLLVVSSINIYKGISIMHPDDPHLLPIYFGIAGCLAFIFLVFEIVSWYRFLHVKFGLGILCEKNLPNTDPNSRKSSREDGKVQPSDTPKNN is encoded by the exons ATGATAGAAATGTCACCACCATCTTGCTCTTTCATATTTGGAGTTGTTCTCTTGTTTTTATCAGTATTTTCATTTACAAATATTCATGCTCATCATTGCACTGAAGGATTCTTGTCAGAAGCGAACCAGAGAAATCTAACTATAACATTTTGCAAGCGATATAAAGAAAGCAATGCAGTCGAAATAGCGATGGATCTACGCGAAAAGTCTCGAAGACTTGACGTAATGGTGGGAGCTAAGTTAGAGAAAaaaacggggtggctagcctGGGGTTTGAACCCTGGTTCAGAAGCTAGAATGGTTGGGACACAAGCTCTCATAG GTATCAAGAACATGAATGGGGAATTACTTTGGGATAAATACAACATCACAAGGTTTACCAAGATAGGTTGTCAACTCTTGCCTTCTGCCATTGACTTGATCATAAGCAATTCCAGTTTCAATTTCAGTTACATTGAACATCTTCAGTATTATGTCATACAAGCAAGTATTGTTCTTCCACTGAAATATGATGTGTCGAGATTAAATCATGTGTGGCAAGTTGGAATTGATGTGGCAGAAGGAAAGGAACCAAAGATGCATCCTAAAGAACTAAGGAATTATGATAGCACTGAGACAATTAACTTGAGGACTGGCAAAGGTCGAGGCAATAGAGTTCATGCATCTTCTCGAATAAGAAAA GTTCATGGGATATTAAATATTATTGGGTGGGGTACATTGCTACCTATTGGTGTGATCATAGCAAGGAATTTCAAAGAGTTTCCATTACATTGTCCGAGTTGGGAAAAATATCATATTATATGCCAAAGTGTTGGATACATTGTGGGTTCAACTGGCTGGGCTGTTGGAATATGGCTTGGTAGAACATCCAAATATTACTCCTTCTCCACACATGGAACTTTTGGCATCTTCATTTTCACTTTTGCAACCCTACAA ATGCTGGTTTTCATATCATTTAAACCGGGCGTTCGTGCCGAATTTCGTACGTATAGGAACATGTTCCATCATGTTGTTGGATATTCATTACTCGTTGTGAGTAGTATCAACATATATAAAGGGATAAGCATAATGCATCCGGATGATCCGCACTTGCTACCTATTTATTTCGGAATAGCTGGCTGCCTGGCTTTCATCTTTCTAGTCTTTGAAATTGTATCGTGGTACAGATTTTTGCATGTCAAGTTTGGTCTTGGGATTCTATGTGAAAAGAACTTACCAAACACGGACCCAAATTCAAGAAAATCTTCAAGAGAAGATGGCAAAGTTCAGCCTAGTGATACACCTAAAAACAACTAA
- the LOC132637904 gene encoding uncharacterized protein LOC132637904 translates to MEKAYDRLSWRFLVQVLRKMGFAEEYVDMGDPLSPALFILVAEVLSMALNSLFEINSFRGYGMPKWSAKLNHLSYADDAIIFASADKTSLEMIMSILHDYEKESGQKINADKSFFYMHKKVANELNQEIGALYDLIPNHYQNEVLGDELEESMSENQWNYAKLQEVLPVDIVDHARMELGHFVRTNEIDKPWWMFTSSSKFTVKSAWEELRNRKQISTVYDKFWIKGLPYKISFFLWRVWYWKLHIDEVLMRMRISIVSRCWCCQNQQETMDHIFITGPFATIIWHYFSTAVGVLGPFLQVKHKILCWWNFQTTARLKPLYQAILALVLWKIWKSRNTRRHGGAVSQNKVIHDVNRNIYMLARKRYPWLQNMPKWWPRIVELLENYRLSLIYKQVKWTFPDRGCFKCNTNGASKGNPEPSSAVFCIRDSSGEFIYAMERILTETTNLVAEVVAIEEGIKYCVLHELLPVIVETDSLKMQKVLDGIWEVPWSIALPVRSIQRWRNDKEVSVVHVFREGNSVADYFINMVFDFAGTIQYNQFQDIPTHGRRSINMDKSQLPNFRVRSTTKQASYSNQDNSSTEHQ, encoded by the exons ATGGAAAAGGCTTATGATAGACTTTCTTGGAGGTTCCTTGTTCAAGTTCTCAGaaagatgggatttgcagaagAGTATGTAGACATG GGAGATCCTTTATCTCCTGCTCTTTTTATTCTAGTTGCTGAGGTACTGTCTATGGCTCTTAATTCATTATTTGAAATAAACAGTTTTAGAGGATATGgtatgccaaagtggagtgcaaAGTTGAATCATCTGTCTTATGCAGATGATGCTATCATATTTGCATCTGCTGATAAAACATCCTTGGAGATGATTATGTCCATTTTGCATGATTATGAAAAAGAATCTGGACAAAAAATTAATGCAGACAAGAGCTTTTTTTATATGCATAAGAAGGTGGCTAATGAGCTGAATCAGGAG ATAGGTGCTTTGTATGATCTGATACCTAATCATTATCAGAATGAAGTTTTAGGAGATGAGCTTGAAGAGTCGATGAGTGAAAATCAATGGAACTATGCAAAGCTACAAGAGGTGTTACCAGTAGATATTGTTGATCATGCTAGAATGGAACTGGGACATTTTGTGAGAACAAATGAGATAGATAAGCCATGGTGGATGTTCACAAGTTCTAGTAAGTTTACAGTTAAAAGTGCATGGGAGGAGTTGAGAAATAGAAAGCAGATATCAACTGTTTATGACAAATTCTGGATTAAAGGCTTGCCATACAAAATCTCATTTTTCCTATGGAGAGTTTGGTATTGGAAGTTACATATAGATGAAGTGTTGATGAGAATGAGAATTAGCATAGTCTCAAGGTGTTGGTGTTGTCAGAATCAGCAGGAAACCATGGATCATATTTTCATTACAGGTCCTTTTGCAACTATAATATGGCATTATTTCTCAACTGCAGTAGGTGTCTTGGGCCCTTTCCTACAAGTTAAGCATAAAATCTTGTGCTGGTGGAACTTTCAAACTACTGCAAGATTGAAGCCTCTATATCAAGCAATTCTTGCATTGGTTTTATGGAAAATTTGGAAGAGCAGGAACACTAGAAGGCATGGAGGGGCTGTTTCTCAAAACAAGGTCATACATGATGTCAATAGGAACATATATATGCTAGCAAGGAAGAGATATCCTTGGCTGCAGAACATGCCTAAATGGTGGCCTAGGATAGTTGAATTACTAGAGAACTACAGGCTGTCATTAATATATAAACAGGTTAAGTGGACATTTCCAGATAGAGGATGCTTCAAATGCAACACTAATGGTGCTTCTAAAGGGAATCCAGAACCAAGTTCAGCAGTCTTTTGTATTAGAGATAGTTCAGGAGAGTTTATATATGCTATGGAAAGGATATTAACTGAGACAACTAATCTAGTTGCTGAAGTTGTGGCCATTGAAGAGGGAATCAAGTATTGCGTTCTACATGAGTTATTGCCTGTTATAGTGGAAACTGATTCCCTTAAAATGCAAAAGGTACTGGATGGTATTTGGGAGGTGCCATGGAGTATTGCTTTGCCAGTGAGGAGTATACAAAGATGGAGGAATGACAAAGAGGTTTCAGTGGTGCATGTGTTCAGAGAAGGAAATAGTGTGGCAGATTATTTTATTAacatggtttttgattttgcGGGTACAATTCAATACAATCAGTTTCAAGATATTCCAACTCATGGAAGAAGATCGATCAACATGGATAAAAGCCAACTTCCAAACTTCAGAGTTAGATCAACAACCAAACAGGCTTCATACAGCAATCAGGACAACAGCAGCACAGAACATCAATGA